The Hydrogenobacter thermophilus TK-6 genome window below encodes:
- the selB gene encoding selenocysteine-specific translation elongation factor, whose amino-acid sequence MRYITLATAGHVDHGKTSLIKALTSIDTDRLPEEKERGMSIDIGFAFLDFDGVRVEIIDIPGHERFIRNAIAGLSSVQGVLLVIDASEGPMPQTEEHIKLMKSFGIDHCLVVLTKIDRCEHLLVEIVREETERLLSKEGIKCFGFYPVSSVQKSGLEELKEGIYSYVRNIKEPDCQAFFRMNIDSAFHVKGYGTVLRGSCVAGTVREGDTLSLEPVGLLGRVRKIQNHGRFVKEGRAGERLALNIPEMEAKLVERGFWLVKKDELGKTNVVLVSAEGLKPGKEYIFFFGMRGVLGLLRHVQEDVYLVRLSQKVVCVRGDRGPVLDTSGRHAGSFTVLDPIPKRISKSFIRNHINLLRDDLISYQMLEAGIKGLKIKDISASLGRAVNPQHVAGVRINDRIYSQGILKEVQEKLTEFLEKQGGMVKLAQLKSKLRLEEDVLSYLLKERKDLKIVEDYLLSEKKSKVEELESFKRLMETVKSQIKEEKELVDFKDLLPIAIKKGYIHSLGEFLYIGDTLFKELVEKLRQIGETFSVQQAKERLGLTRKYLIPLLEYMDRKGLTVREGDVRRFIR is encoded by the coding sequence ATGAGATACATAACTTTGGCAACTGCTGGGCATGTAGACCATGGCAAGACATCTCTGATAAAAGCACTCACCAGCATAGATACGGACAGACTGCCAGAGGAGAAAGAGAGAGGTATGAGCATAGACATAGGTTTTGCCTTTCTTGACTTTGATGGTGTAAGAGTTGAGATCATAGATATCCCAGGACACGAAAGGTTTATAAGAAATGCCATAGCAGGGCTTTCAAGTGTGCAGGGGGTTCTTTTGGTGATAGATGCCAGTGAGGGTCCAATGCCTCAAACAGAAGAACACATAAAGCTTATGAAAAGCTTTGGGATAGACCACTGCTTGGTGGTGCTTACCAAAATAGACAGATGCGAACATCTGCTTGTGGAAATTGTAAGAGAAGAGACAGAGAGACTACTAAGCAAAGAGGGTATAAAGTGTTTTGGTTTTTATCCTGTTTCTTCTGTCCAAAAAAGTGGACTTGAGGAGCTAAAAGAGGGGATATACAGCTATGTGAGGAATATAAAAGAGCCTGACTGTCAGGCCTTCTTCAGGATGAATATAGACTCAGCCTTCCATGTGAAAGGCTATGGGACTGTGCTTAGAGGTAGCTGTGTGGCAGGTACGGTAAGAGAGGGTGATACTCTAAGCCTGGAACCTGTTGGGCTTTTGGGCAGGGTAAGGAAGATACAGAATCACGGCAGGTTTGTTAAAGAGGGCAGAGCGGGAGAGAGGCTTGCATTAAACATTCCTGAAATGGAGGCCAAGCTTGTAGAGAGGGGCTTCTGGCTTGTAAAAAAGGATGAACTTGGGAAAACTAATGTGGTGCTTGTATCCGCGGAAGGTCTAAAGCCAGGCAAAGAGTACATTTTCTTTTTTGGCATGAGAGGCGTGCTGGGACTTTTAAGGCATGTGCAAGAAGATGTCTATTTAGTTAGACTCTCTCAAAAGGTTGTGTGTGTGAGAGGTGATAGGGGTCCGGTGCTTGATACTTCTGGCAGACACGCAGGAAGCTTTACCGTCCTTGACCCCATTCCCAAAAGGATTTCCAAAAGCTTTATAAGAAATCATATAAATCTTCTCAGGGATGACCTGATAAGCTATCAGATGCTGGAGGCTGGAATAAAGGGATTGAAGATAAAAGATATAAGCGCATCCTTAGGAAGGGCTGTAAATCCTCAACACGTAGCGGGGGTACGCATAAATGACCGTATTTACTCCCAAGGTATTTTAAAAGAAGTTCAGGAAAAGCTTACAGAGTTTCTTGAAAAACAGGGTGGTATGGTAAAGCTTGCACAGTTAAAGAGCAAGCTAAGGCTGGAGGAGGATGTGCTAAGTTATCTTCTCAAGGAGAGGAAGGACCTTAAAATAGTAGAGGATTACCTTCTGAGTGAGAAAAAATCAAAAGTTGAAGAGCTTGAGAGTTTTAAAAGACTTATGGAAACCGTGAAAAGCCAAATAAAGGAAGAGAAGGAGCTTGTTGATTTTAAAGACCTGCTTCCTATAGCTATAAAGAAAGGATACATACACAGCTTGGGGGAGTTCCTTTACATAGGTGATACTTTGTTTAAAGAGCTGGTGGAAAAGCTAAGGCAGATAGGGGAGACTTTTAGCGTCCAGCAGGCTAAGGAAAGGCTTGGACTTACAAGAAAGTATCTCATACCCCTGCTGGAGTATATGGACAGAAAGGGCTTGACTGTGAGAGAAGGTGATGTGAGGAGGTTTATAAGATGA
- a CDS encoding nicotinate phosphoribosyltransferase, producing MLSTALITDLYELTMAQSYLENSKVGNAVFSLFVRKLPKNRNFLVSCGLETLIDYMERFRFGDEELMYLRSLNMFKDSFLDYLREYQFRGSLYAVPEGRIVFQNEPILQVEGPLPDVQILETLVINIIHFQTLSASKAVRSYLVSRGKGLIDFGLRRAHMPEAGLYAARASYIAGFSGTSNLLAGMKFGIPVFGTMAHSFVMVFDEEIEAFRAFARSFPERTVLLIDTYDTIEGAKKAVKLMKEGVKVVGVRLDSGDIEELSKAVREIFDREGYRDVKIVVSGGVDEYDINRWLSAGCPIDAFGVGTKFITSEDAPYLDIAYKLVEYEGKPKYKLSPGKATFPYKRQIIRHYSDGKMSYDQVVKYREGGLVELVVDKGTLKKPLPTLKDIRELLMEELKTLPESLASLEKSDYRVDVESLT from the coding sequence ATGCTATCCACTGCTTTAATCACAGACCTCTATGAGCTTACTATGGCTCAGAGCTACTTGGAAAACTCAAAAGTTGGTAATGCTGTTTTTAGTCTATTTGTAAGAAAGCTTCCCAAAAACAGAAACTTTTTAGTTTCATGCGGACTTGAGACGCTCATAGATTACATGGAGAGGTTCAGGTTTGGTGATGAAGAGTTAATGTATCTTAGAAGTCTCAACATGTTCAAAGATAGCTTTCTTGATTACTTGAGAGAGTATCAATTTAGGGGAAGCTTGTATGCGGTACCTGAGGGCAGGATAGTTTTTCAAAACGAGCCTATCCTTCAAGTGGAGGGTCCTCTACCAGATGTGCAGATTCTGGAAACTCTGGTCATAAACATAATACACTTTCAAACGCTCTCAGCTTCAAAGGCGGTGAGGAGCTACTTGGTTTCAAGAGGTAAAGGCTTAATAGACTTTGGTCTCAGAAGGGCACACATGCCAGAGGCTGGGCTTTATGCAGCGAGAGCAAGCTATATAGCTGGTTTTAGTGGTACATCAAACCTACTTGCTGGAATGAAGTTCGGTATACCCGTTTTTGGTACTATGGCTCACTCCTTCGTAATGGTCTTTGATGAAGAGATAGAAGCCTTCAGAGCCTTTGCAAGGTCCTTTCCAGAAAGAACTGTGCTTCTTATAGACACATACGATACCATAGAGGGAGCCAAAAAGGCTGTAAAGCTCATGAAGGAAGGTGTGAAGGTTGTTGGCGTGAGGCTTGACAGTGGAGACATAGAGGAGCTTTCAAAGGCTGTCAGAGAAATATTTGACAGGGAAGGCTATAGGGATGTAAAGATTGTAGTGAGCGGTGGTGTTGACGAGTATGATATAAACAGATGGCTCTCTGCAGGATGTCCCATAGATGCCTTTGGCGTAGGCACCAAGTTTATTACCTCCGAAGATGCCCCATATCTTGACATAGCTTACAAGCTGGTGGAGTATGAGGGAAAACCCAAGTATAAGCTAAGCCCAGGCAAAGCCACCTTCCCTTACAAAAGGCAGATAATAAGGCATTATTCGGACGGAAAGATGTCCTACGATCAGGTAGTCAAGTACAGAGAGGGGGGTCTTGTGGAGCTGGTGGTAGACAAAGGCACGCTCAAAAAACCACTCCCTACGCTCAAAGATATAAGAGAGCTTTTGATGGAAGAGCTAAAAACCTTGCCAGAGAGCCTTGCCTCCCTTGAAAAGTCTGACTACAGGGTGGATGTGGAGAGCTTAACTTAA
- a CDS encoding ComF family protein: MIRFFAELIKSLGMCQEDCISCGGKISSWQQGFVCENCINSLKPHHPAEYKRLDYVKSYRVFGLYEGTLKDVILSIKFNANIPLAHWLGKVIAPYLWEYIDSTKPDIITTPAINLRRYWSRGFNHAEEILKGAEVPYISVFKRVGFQAPSAGLKKEERLKVVQTHLLKDEAIDLLENKKVLIFDDVLTTGATITRLAELSLMVGALEVHAFFVAKAL; the protein is encoded by the coding sequence GTGATAAGGTTTTTTGCAGAGCTTATAAAATCTCTCGGTATGTGTCAGGAGGATTGTATCTCCTGTGGTGGTAAGATATCTTCTTGGCAACAAGGTTTTGTATGCGAGAATTGCATAAACAGCTTAAAACCTCACCATCCTGCTGAGTACAAAAGATTGGATTATGTAAAATCCTACAGGGTGTTTGGATTGTACGAAGGCACTCTAAAGGATGTGATACTCAGCATAAAGTTTAATGCTAACATCCCTCTTGCACACTGGCTGGGGAAGGTAATAGCTCCTTACCTGTGGGAGTATATAGACAGCACAAAGCCAGACATTATAACCACTCCTGCTATAAATTTAAGGCGCTACTGGTCAAGGGGTTTTAACCACGCTGAGGAGATACTAAAGGGTGCTGAAGTGCCTTACATAAGCGTATTTAAAAGAGTTGGTTTTCAAGCTCCTTCCGCAGGATTAAAAAAAGAGGAGAGGTTAAAGGTGGTGCAGACTCATCTTCTTAAGGATGAGGCTATTGACCTTTTAGAAAACAAGAAGGTGCTGATATTTGACGATGTTCTGACAACTGGTGCCACCATAACAAGATTGGCAGAGCTTTCACTGATGGTGGGAGCTTTGGAGGTGCACGCCTTCTTTGTAGCCAAAGCCTTATAA
- the murC gene encoding UDP-N-acetylmuramate--L-alanine ligase, whose protein sequence is MFREKIKRFHFVGIGGIGMSGIAQVLLEMGYEVSGSDIRENKNTELLRKKGARVFIGHRAENVNSVDVVIYSSAVSESNPEIVQAKKMGIPVIPRGDMLAELFRLKEGIAVCGSHGKTTTTSMIAHMVHEAGYDPTVIIGGVLQKFGSNARLGKDQLIISEADESDGSFLKLLPTVAVITNIDREHLGYYKDLDEIKSAFLRFANSVPFYGFCVMNADDENSREVMKSVKAPLITFGIEREAHLMARNLSLEGGCYSFDLFYEGKPLTRIHMSVAGRHNVYNALAGIAVCLRMGISVSNIKKALESFKNAERRLEFKGYFKGAAVYDDYGHHPTEIRAVIKALREMYLQRRIVLVFQPHRYSRTYYLFKDFVEVLKEADVCLLTDIYSAGEENSYGVSAQDLAKAAGCAFFENKEELFDAIEKKVKDADVILFMGAGSISRWCEEFLETVKI, encoded by the coding sequence ATGTTCAGGGAGAAGATAAAAAGGTTCCACTTTGTAGGTATTGGTGGTATAGGCATGAGCGGAATAGCTCAGGTTCTTCTGGAGATGGGCTACGAGGTCTCTGGTTCTGATATCAGAGAAAACAAAAACACGGAGCTTTTAAGGAAAAAAGGCGCCAGAGTATTTATCGGGCACCGGGCTGAGAATGTTAACAGTGTGGATGTGGTGATCTACTCTTCCGCTGTGTCCGAAAGCAATCCAGAAATAGTGCAAGCCAAGAAAATGGGCATACCCGTAATACCAAGGGGTGATATGCTGGCAGAGCTTTTCAGGCTCAAAGAAGGAATAGCTGTTTGTGGCTCTCACGGAAAGACAACCACCACATCTATGATAGCTCACATGGTTCACGAAGCTGGCTACGACCCAACTGTGATAATAGGAGGAGTGCTCCAAAAGTTTGGTAGCAACGCAAGACTCGGTAAAGACCAGCTCATCATATCAGAAGCGGATGAAAGCGATGGCTCCTTTTTGAAGCTTCTTCCAACCGTAGCGGTGATTACCAACATAGACAGAGAGCACCTGGGATACTATAAGGACCTTGATGAGATAAAGAGTGCCTTTCTGAGGTTTGCCAACAGCGTCCCCTTTTATGGGTTCTGTGTTATGAACGCAGATGACGAAAACTCAAGGGAGGTGATGAAAAGTGTTAAGGCACCTCTTATAACTTTTGGTATAGAAAGAGAAGCACATCTTATGGCAAGAAACCTGAGCTTAGAGGGAGGATGCTACAGTTTTGACCTCTTTTACGAAGGAAAACCGTTAACGAGGATACATATGTCCGTTGCAGGAAGGCACAACGTTTACAACGCTCTTGCAGGCATAGCGGTGTGCCTTCGTATGGGCATTTCGGTAAGCAACATAAAGAAAGCTTTAGAAAGCTTCAAAAATGCTGAAAGAAGGCTTGAGTTTAAGGGCTACTTTAAAGGTGCTGCCGTGTATGACGACTATGGGCACCATCCTACCGAGATAAGGGCTGTTATAAAAGCTTTGAGGGAGATGTATCTCCAAAGGCGTATTGTTCTTGTCTTTCAACCTCACAGATACTCAAGGACTTATTACCTTTTTAAGGATTTTGTGGAGGTTCTCAAAGAAGCCGATGTGTGCCTTTTGACAGACATATACTCAGCAGGTGAGGAAAACTCTTATGGGGTTTCCGCACAAGACCTTGCAAAAGCCGCAGGTTGTGCCTTCTTTGAAAACAAAGAGGAGCTTTTTGATGCTATAGAGAAAAAAGTAAAGGACGCGGATGTGATCCTCTTTATGGGTGCTGGAAGTATATCCCGCTGGTGTGAAGAGTTTTTGGAGACAGTCAAGATATGA
- the recJ gene encoding single-stranded-DNA-specific exonuclease RecJ, translating to MKGISGRDWLILSHLIKPQRQMEEKYGYLIAQILANRNLDDKIFDNRLRNLLPYHLIPNIEQAVEKIARSVKEGKRIVIYGDYDVDGVTGSAILYDFLKKAGAKVYAVLPTRQTGYGLRKELVETFSKYAQLLITIDNGTTAIEELKDPPIETIVVDHHNPHEELPNALVVNPKIDEGLPNELKEISSVALSFYLVARLRRELEVDVDVRDYLYLTSIGTIADVMPLNPLNRILVSNGIRMLNYIASGGETKAYGIKVLMESIGIRGEVTSRDIAFSIAPRLNAPGRVSKPSIAMNLLLSKDENTARMWLKKVEEANEQRKYISNVAFEKAMSEITSKKDRNFLVVRMGEWASGVAGIVAGKLSSMLSKPSAVFSVGKDLATASVRGVEGINVYEGLKKLSHMFLRWGGHTSAAGLTIRKEHLDEFEMMIDQVFSEIKGEEPRLYIDMILDPTHVDEGVLRSLKMLEPYGEGFPQPVFVSEPLRIEKIEENNGRWLLKAQPNINFFAYNVQWRKNIENILFSKRRVVYTVDTRRSNFFNLVDVEDLNGSG from the coding sequence ATGAAGGGTATATCTGGAAGGGATTGGCTAATACTGAGCCATCTTATAAAACCCCAAAGGCAGATGGAGGAAAAGTACGGATACTTGATAGCTCAGATACTTGCCAACAGAAACTTGGATGACAAGATTTTTGACAACCGGCTAAGGAATCTGCTTCCTTATCACCTCATACCCAACATAGAGCAAGCTGTGGAGAAGATAGCAAGGAGTGTAAAGGAAGGGAAGAGAATAGTTATATACGGGGACTACGATGTGGATGGTGTAACGGGAAGTGCCATCCTTTATGACTTTTTAAAAAAGGCCGGAGCTAAGGTCTATGCTGTGCTTCCCACAAGACAGACAGGCTACGGACTTAGAAAAGAGCTGGTGGAGACTTTTTCTAAGTATGCCCAGCTTCTGATCACCATTGATAACGGCACTACGGCTATTGAGGAACTCAAAGACCCTCCAATAGAAACCATAGTAGTGGACCATCACAATCCCCACGAAGAGCTTCCCAATGCGCTGGTTGTAAACCCAAAGATAGACGAAGGGTTACCCAACGAACTAAAGGAAATATCCTCGGTAGCCTTGAGCTTTTATTTGGTGGCAAGGCTCAGAAGAGAGCTGGAAGTAGATGTGGATGTAAGAGATTACCTTTACCTTACCTCCATAGGCACCATTGCAGATGTTATGCCACTCAATCCTCTGAATCGCATACTTGTATCCAACGGTATCAGGATGCTAAACTACATTGCATCAGGTGGGGAGACAAAAGCTTACGGTATAAAAGTTTTAATGGAGAGCATAGGCATAAGGGGCGAGGTCACCTCAAGGGACATAGCCTTCTCTATAGCTCCAAGGCTCAACGCACCGGGCAGAGTTTCAAAACCGAGTATAGCCATGAACTTGCTCCTATCAAAGGACGAAAATACTGCCAGAATGTGGCTTAAAAAAGTGGAAGAGGCAAACGAGCAGAGAAAGTATATCTCCAATGTAGCTTTTGAAAAAGCTATGAGTGAAATAACTTCCAAAAAGGATAGGAACTTTCTTGTGGTGCGTATGGGCGAGTGGGCAAGTGGAGTGGCTGGCATTGTGGCAGGCAAACTTTCAAGCATGCTTTCAAAACCTTCTGCGGTTTTTTCCGTAGGTAAAGACCTGGCAACCGCTTCCGTAAGAGGCGTGGAAGGTATAAATGTTTACGAGGGGCTAAAAAAGCTTTCACACATGTTTTTAAGGTGGGGAGGGCACACCAGCGCTGCAGGTCTAACCATAAGAAAAGAGCATCTGGACGAGTTTGAAATGATGATTGACCAAGTGTTTTCGGAAATAAAGGGAGAAGAACCAAGATTGTATATAGACATGATCCTGGACCCTACCCATGTGGATGAGGGTGTTCTCAGAAGTCTCAAGATGCTTGAACCTTACGGTGAAGGCTTTCCGCAGCCAGTGTTTGTATCCGAACCTCTGAGGATAGAGAAGATAGAGGAAAACAACGGTAGATGGCTTTTAAAAGCCCAGCCTAACATAAATTTCTTTGCTTACAATGTTCAATGGAGAAAGAACATAGAGAATATCCTTTTCTCAAAAAGAAGGGTAGTTTATACAGTAGATACCAGAAGGAGCAATTTTTTCAACCTTGTGGATGTGGAGGACTTAAATGGCTCTGGGTAA
- a CDS encoding DUF2227 family putative metal-binding protein has translation MALGKSHDAVNLLFLPLPLYFLPKEFYIPFTLGYLIGTFFLSPDLDLKHSKPSRRWRSLKVLWLPYQKSSRHRGMSHVPILGTFLRLMYLNLLVVFLYFVAIGVLYTVSPHLSYPLLSFDLKAFFDHLAKSESSFYFLLGLFLSEVLHMLLDALFTFRRIL, from the coding sequence ATGGCTCTGGGTAAAAGCCACGACGCTGTAAATTTACTATTCCTTCCACTACCTCTTTACTTTTTACCCAAGGAGTTTTATATCCCCTTTACATTAGGCTATTTGATTGGCACCTTTTTCCTGTCTCCAGACCTTGACCTTAAGCACTCCAAGCCTTCCAGAAGGTGGAGGAGCTTAAAAGTTTTGTGGCTACCATATCAAAAAAGCTCAAGGCACAGAGGCATGAGCCATGTACCTATTTTGGGCACCTTCCTAAGGTTAATGTATTTGAACCTTCTGGTAGTTTTTCTTTACTTTGTAGCCATTGGCGTTTTGTATACTGTAAGCCCACATCTATCCTACCCGCTTTTGTCTTTTGACCTTAAAGCTTTCTTTGATCATCTTGCCAAAAGCGAGTCAAGCTTTTACTTTCTTTTGGGACTCTTCCTTTCTGAGGTCCTTCATATGCTTTTGGATGCCCTTTTTACTTTCAGACGTATCTTATAG
- a CDS encoding nucleotide sugar dehydrogenase, producing MIDFKSLLEGKEKICVVGLGYVGLPLALAFSKHFKVVGYDKKVSRIDELLSGVDTTGEIKKEDLLKHSVEFTSDERRISEARFIVVAVPTPVDKLKNPDLSFLKEASKTVGRHLSKGSVVVYESTVYPGATEEVCVPILEKESGLKWKRDFFVGYSPERVNPGDKEHTIEKIVKVVAGDTESTLELIASVYGKVIEVGVYRAPDIRTAEAAKVIENIQRDINIALMNELSVIFHKLGIDTKEVLKAASTKWNFLRFEPGLVGGHCIPVDPYYLAHKSLEAGHVPELILAGRRINENMPYYVAYQTVKLLIKSGKRVNSAKVLLMGITFKENVPDIRNSKVYELYKELKEFGMEVYVYDPVANQKEVKEEYGIDLLKDLKAHAPYDCILLAVKHSIFLESFDLSFYKAIMTEPYILVDIKGIYEKDAAIKEGFVYWRL from the coding sequence GTGATTGACTTTAAAAGTCTGTTGGAAGGCAAGGAGAAAATCTGCGTAGTTGGACTTGGTTATGTGGGCCTTCCTTTGGCTTTAGCTTTTTCCAAGCACTTCAAAGTGGTTGGTTACGATAAAAAGGTATCAAGAATAGACGAGCTTCTCTCCGGAGTGGATACCACAGGTGAGATAAAAAAAGAAGACCTTCTTAAGCACAGTGTAGAGTTTACCAGCGACGAAAGACGCATATCGGAAGCGAGGTTTATAGTGGTGGCAGTTCCCACACCTGTTGACAAGCTAAAAAATCCAGACCTTTCTTTCCTGAAAGAAGCCTCTAAAACTGTAGGAAGGCATTTAAGTAAAGGTAGCGTCGTAGTGTATGAGTCCACCGTTTATCCGGGAGCTACCGAGGAAGTCTGCGTGCCTATACTTGAGAAGGAGAGCGGATTAAAGTGGAAGAGGGACTTCTTTGTAGGGTACTCACCAGAGAGAGTAAATCCTGGTGATAAGGAGCATACCATAGAAAAAATTGTCAAGGTGGTGGCTGGAGATACAGAGAGCACCCTTGAGCTGATAGCATCGGTTTATGGCAAAGTCATAGAGGTGGGTGTTTACAGAGCACCTGATATAAGGACTGCAGAGGCTGCAAAGGTCATAGAGAACATACAGAGAGACATAAACATAGCTCTCATGAACGAGCTTTCTGTAATATTTCACAAGTTGGGGATTGATACAAAGGAAGTTTTAAAAGCTGCAAGCACCAAATGGAACTTTTTGAGGTTTGAGCCAGGACTTGTAGGTGGACACTGTATACCTGTAGACCCCTACTATCTTGCCCATAAATCCTTAGAGGCTGGACATGTGCCAGAGCTAATTCTGGCGGGAAGAAGGATAAATGAGAACATGCCTTACTATGTAGCTTATCAGACAGTAAAACTGCTCATAAAGAGCGGTAAAAGGGTAAATTCTGCAAAAGTTTTGCTGATGGGCATAACCTTTAAAGAGAATGTACCTGATATCAGAAACAGCAAGGTTTATGAACTTTATAAGGAGCTAAAAGAGTTCGGCATGGAGGTTTATGTATACGACCCTGTGGCTAACCAGAAGGAGGTAAAGGAAGAGTACGGTATAGACCTTCTTAAGGACTTAAAAGCGCACGCACCTTATGACTGTATCCTTTTAGCTGTCAAACACAGCATATTTTTAGAGAGTTTTGACCTTTCCTTTTACAAGGCAATAATGACTGAGCCATACATCCTTGTGGACATAAAAGGCATTTACGAAAAAGATGCAGCCATTAAAGAGGGTTTTGTTTACTGGAGGCTATAA
- the thrS gene encoding threonine--tRNA ligase, producing the protein MIRVVIEDKVYEVEAGTPLGEIYQMAGVENAVGGKVNGKIYDLQTPIREDANIVPIYKSDPESLEILRHSLAHIMAQALKEIYGKEKVHLGVGPTTEEGFYYDVEIEGVRLSEDDLSKIEEKMREIIQRNYPILRRELDREEAIKLFEKLREKYKLEIIKGISPDDVISVYEQNDFVDLCRGPHLPTTGMAGAFKLTHISGAYWRGDSSQPMLQRIYGMAFWDSKELEERLKFYEEAKKRDHRKLGRDLEFFIIDEDVGPGLVLWLPKGGIYRKILEDYWREEHLKRGYQFVYTPHIGNAKLWQISGHLDYYRPNMFSSMQVDQEEYFVKPMNCPFHIAIYKSKVRSYKELPLKLAELGTVYRYEMSGVLHGLMRVRGFTQDDAHIICTEEQVEDVIHQTLEFAISMLRDFGFEEFKVYISTKPEDAIGSPDQWQLAENSLKKAVESMGIPYQIDEGGGAFYGPKIDVKIKDAIGRLWQCSTIQFDFNLPERFDMEYVGPDNKRHRPYMIHRALLGSIERFTGILLEHYAGALPVWLSPVQVRLIPIGEAHMDYTKKLENRLKEEGLRVEVDDRDERLSAKIRDAEVQKIPYVIVIGDKEVSQGKISVRSKKEGNLGSMSVEEFIKHIKDKIKSKAP; encoded by the coding sequence ATGATAAGGGTTGTCATAGAAGATAAGGTTTACGAGGTTGAGGCAGGCACACCTCTGGGTGAAATATACCAAATGGCTGGTGTAGAGAATGCTGTAGGAGGAAAGGTAAACGGCAAGATATACGACCTGCAGACGCCCATAAGGGAAGATGCCAATATAGTGCCCATATACAAAAGTGATCCCGAAAGCTTGGAGATACTCAGGCACTCTCTGGCTCACATAATGGCACAGGCACTGAAAGAAATTTACGGAAAAGAGAAGGTACACCTTGGTGTGGGTCCTACAACAGAGGAAGGTTTTTATTACGATGTGGAAATAGAAGGGGTTAGACTGAGCGAGGATGACCTTTCAAAAATAGAAGAAAAGATGAGAGAGATAATACAAAGGAACTATCCCATACTCAGGAGGGAGTTAGACAGGGAGGAGGCTATAAAGCTCTTTGAGAAGCTAAGAGAAAAGTACAAGCTGGAAATTATTAAAGGCATAAGCCCTGATGATGTCATATCCGTGTATGAGCAGAACGACTTTGTTGACCTGTGCCGTGGTCCACACTTGCCTACTACAGGTATGGCAGGAGCTTTTAAGCTTACTCACATAAGCGGAGCTTACTGGAGGGGTGATTCTTCCCAGCCTATGCTACAGAGGATTTACGGCATGGCTTTTTGGGATAGCAAGGAGCTGGAAGAGAGGCTCAAATTTTACGAAGAGGCAAAAAAGAGGGACCACAGAAAGCTCGGGAGAGATCTGGAGTTTTTCATCATAGACGAGGATGTGGGTCCTGGTCTTGTACTCTGGCTTCCAAAGGGAGGTATTTACAGGAAGATTTTGGAAGACTACTGGAGGGAGGAGCATCTCAAGAGAGGCTATCAGTTTGTATACACCCCTCACATAGGAAATGCAAAGCTTTGGCAGATAAGCGGGCACCTTGATTATTACAGACCCAACATGTTTTCTTCCATGCAGGTGGATCAAGAGGAGTACTTTGTAAAACCTATGAACTGCCCCTTCCACATAGCCATATACAAAAGCAAGGTAAGGAGCTACAAAGAATTGCCTCTAAAACTTGCAGAGCTTGGAACAGTTTACAGGTACGAAATGTCTGGCGTCCTGCACGGGCTTATGAGGGTTAGAGGCTTTACTCAGGATGATGCTCACATAATATGCACAGAGGAGCAGGTAGAGGATGTGATACACCAAACCCTTGAGTTTGCCATAAGTATGCTAAGAGACTTTGGTTTTGAGGAGTTTAAAGTTTACATTTCCACCAAGCCGGAGGATGCTATAGGATCTCCTGACCAGTGGCAGCTGGCAGAAAACTCTCTTAAAAAAGCTGTTGAGTCTATGGGAATTCCTTACCAGATAGACGAAGGTGGGGGAGCCTTTTATGGTCCTAAGATAGATGTAAAGATAAAGGATGCCATAGGAAGGCTCTGGCAGTGTTCCACCATACAGTTTGACTTTAACCTTCCTGAACGCTTTGATATGGAGTATGTAGGTCCAGATAACAAAAGGCACAGACCTTACATGATACACAGAGCGCTTTTGGGGTCCATAGAGAGATTCACCGGCATACTTTTAGAGCATTACGCAGGTGCATTGCCCGTCTGGCTATCTCCTGTGCAGGTAAGACTCATACCCATAGGAGAAGCTCACATGGATTATACCAAGAAGCTTGAAAACAGACTAAAAGAGGAAGGCCTTAGGGTAGAAGTAGATGACAGGGATGAGAGATTGAGTGCCAAGATAAGGGATGCGGAAGTGCAAAAGATTCCATATGTGATAGTAATAGGCGATAAGGAAGTGAGTCAGGGTAAGATCTCTGTGAGGAGCAAAAAAGAAGGCAACTTAGGTAGCATGTCAGTTGAAGAGTTTATAAAGCATATCAAAGACAAGATAAAGAGCAAAGCACCATGA